The proteins below come from a single Balaenoptera acutorostrata chromosome 2, mBalAcu1.1, whole genome shotgun sequence genomic window:
- the HMMR gene encoding hyaluronan mediated motility receptor isoform X1, producing the protein MSFSKAPLKRFNDPSGCAPSPGAYDVKTSEVLKGPVSFRKSQRFKNQKAESQQNLNVDKDTTLPASSRKVKTSGLKKESQKNEKDLKMLEKEIRVLVQERGAQDKRIQDLEAELEKMEAKLNATVREKTSLSASNASLEKQLIELTRTNELLKSKFSDDSNQKNLRILSLELMKLRNKREIKMKSMMAKQEGMEVKLQVTQKNLEESQEKIAQLKGKLISIEKEKIDEKSETEKLLEYIEEISCASDQVEKYKLDIAQLEENLKEKNHEVLSLKQSLEENVAILSKQVEDMNAKCQLLEKEKEDLINRDREQDENLNSEMQNLKERSVLEQQEHEELQQKVLQIDSLLQQEKELSSSLQQKLCSFQEEMVKERNLFEGELKQALDELDKLQQKEEQVESLVKQLEEESGSRGEEIKLLEERLKGKEVELEKSNAAHAQATLLLQERYNSTVQSLGDVTAQFESYKASAASEIEDLKVENMSLHEKVAKAEKSAEDVQHAILATENANQEYARMLLDLQTKSALKEAEVKEITVSSLKKITDLQHQLKQQGEDFKKQLEKGEARKAGKENSMAELTEEMNKWRLLYEELYNKTKPFQLQLDAFEAEKQALLNEHGAAQEQLNKLRDSYAKLLGHQNLKQKIKHVVKLKDENSQLKSEVSKLRAQLAKRKQRETRLQEELNKVLGIKHFDPSKAFLHESKENFVLKTPLKEGNTNCS; encoded by the exons ATGTCCTTTTCTAAGGCGCCCCTGAAACGATTCAATGACCCTTCTG GATGTGCACCATCTCCAGGTGCTTATGATGTTAAAACTTCAGAAGTATTAAAGGGACCAGTATCCTTTCGGAAGTCACAAAggtttaaaaaccaaaaag CAGAATCTCAACAAAATCTTAATGTTGACAAAGATACTACCTTGCCTGCTTCATCAAGAAAAGTTAAGACTTCGGGATTAAAG AAAGAAtctcaaaagaatgaaaaagatttGAAGATGTTGGAAAAAGAG ATTCGTGTTCTTGTGCAGGAACGTGGTGCTCAGGACAAGCGGATCCAGGATCTGGAAGCTGAGTTGGAGAAGATGGAAGCAAAGCTAAATGCTACCGTCAGGGAAAAAACATCTCTCTCTGCAAGTAATGCTTCACTGGAAAAACAGCTTATTGAATTAACCAGGACTAATGAGCTACTAAAATCTAAG TTTTCTGATGATAGTAACCAGAAGAATTTGAGAATTCTAAGCCTTGAGTTGATGAAActtagaaacaaaagagaaataaagatgaag AGCATGATGGCTAAGCAAGAAGGCATGGAGGTGAAGCTGCAGGTCACCCAGAAGAATCTCGAAGAGTCTCAGGAGAAAATAGCACAACTTAAGGGGAAACT tatttcaatagagaaagaaaagattgatgaaaaatctgaaacagaaaaactTTTAGAATACATCGAAGAAATAAG TTGTGCATCAGATCAAGTGGAAAAATACAAGCTAGATATTGCCCAGTtagaagaaaatctgaaagagaagaatCATGAAGTTTTAAGCCTTAAGCAGTCTCTGGAGGAAAATGTTGCTATATTGTCTAAACAAGTGGAAGACATGAATGCTAAATGCCAGctgcttgaaaaagaaaaag AAGACCTCATCAATAGGGACAGAGAACAGGATGAAAATCTAAACTCTGAGATGCAAAACTTAAAAGAGAGGTCTGTTCTTGAGCAACAAGAACATGAAGAGCTACAACAAAAAGTATTGCAAATTGATTCacttctgcaacaagagaag GAATTATCTTCTAGTCTTCAACAGAAGCTATGTTCTTTTCAAGAGGAAATGGTTAAAGAGAGGAATCTCTTTGAGGGAGAATTAAAGCAAGCACTGGATGAGCTAGATAAATTACAGCAAAAGGAGGAACAAGTTGAAAGCCTGGTCAAGCAATTGGAAGAGGAATCAGGGTCTAGaggtgaagaaataaaactcctagaagaaaggcTGAAAGG GAAAGAAGTTGAACTGGAGAAAAGTAACGCTGCTCACGCTCAGGCCACACTGCTTTTGCAGGAAAGGTATAACAGTACAGTGCAGAGCCTGGGAGATGTTACCGCTCAGTTTGAAAG ctATAAAGCATCAGCAGCAAGTGAGATAGAAGATCTTAAGGTGGAGAACATGTCACTTCACGAAAAAGTGGCCAAGGCTGAGAAAAGTGCAGAGGATGTTCAGCATGCGATATTGGCAACTGAGAATGCAAATCAAGAATACGCAAG GATGCTTCTAGATCTGCAGACCAAATCAGCACTTAAAGAAGCAGAAGTTAAAGAAATCACAgtttcttctcttaaaaaaataactgatttgCAGCACCAACTCAAGCAACAAGGCGAAGACTTTAAGAAACAACTGGAAAAGGGAGAAGCAAG AAAAGCTGGAAAAGAAAACTCAATGGCAGAATTAACTGAGGAAATGAATAAGTGGCGTCTTCTCTATGAAGaattatataataaaacaaaaccttttcAG ctaCAACTGGATGCATTTGAAGCAGAGAAACAGGCTTTGTTGAATGAACATGGTGCAGCTCAGGAACAGCTAAATAAACTAAGAGATTCGTATGCTAAATTATTGGGTCATCAGAATCTAAAGCAAAAAATCAAGCATGTTGTGAAATTGAAAGATGAAAATAGCCAACTCAAATCG gagGTGTCAAAACTCCGTGCTCAACTTGCTAAAAGAAAACAACGTGAAACAAGACTTCAGGAGGAACTGAATAAAGTTCTGGGTATCAAACACTTTGATCCTTCAAAGGCTTTTCTTCAtgaaagtaaagaaaattttGTTCTCAAAACCCCATTAAAAGAAg GCAATACAAACTGTTCCTGA
- the HMMR gene encoding hyaluronan mediated motility receptor isoform X2, translated as MSFSKAPLKRFNDPSGCAPSPGAYDVKTSEVLKGPVSFRKSQRFKNQKESQQNLNVDKDTTLPASSRKVKTSGLKKESQKNEKDLKMLEKEIRVLVQERGAQDKRIQDLEAELEKMEAKLNATVREKTSLSASNASLEKQLIELTRTNELLKSKFSDDSNQKNLRILSLELMKLRNKREIKMKSMMAKQEGMEVKLQVTQKNLEESQEKIAQLKGKLISIEKEKIDEKSETEKLLEYIEEISCASDQVEKYKLDIAQLEENLKEKNHEVLSLKQSLEENVAILSKQVEDMNAKCQLLEKEKEDLINRDREQDENLNSEMQNLKERSVLEQQEHEELQQKVLQIDSLLQQEKELSSSLQQKLCSFQEEMVKERNLFEGELKQALDELDKLQQKEEQVESLVKQLEEESGSRGEEIKLLEERLKGKEVELEKSNAAHAQATLLLQERYNSTVQSLGDVTAQFESYKASAASEIEDLKVENMSLHEKVAKAEKSAEDVQHAILATENANQEYARMLLDLQTKSALKEAEVKEITVSSLKKITDLQHQLKQQGEDFKKQLEKGEARKAGKENSMAELTEEMNKWRLLYEELYNKTKPFQLQLDAFEAEKQALLNEHGAAQEQLNKLRDSYAKLLGHQNLKQKIKHVVKLKDENSQLKSEVSKLRAQLAKRKQRETRLQEELNKVLGIKHFDPSKAFLHESKENFVLKTPLKEGNTNCS; from the exons ATGTCCTTTTCTAAGGCGCCCCTGAAACGATTCAATGACCCTTCTG GATGTGCACCATCTCCAGGTGCTTATGATGTTAAAACTTCAGAAGTATTAAAGGGACCAGTATCCTTTCGGAAGTCACAAAggtttaaaaaccaaaaag AATCTCAACAAAATCTTAATGTTGACAAAGATACTACCTTGCCTGCTTCATCAAGAAAAGTTAAGACTTCGGGATTAAAG AAAGAAtctcaaaagaatgaaaaagatttGAAGATGTTGGAAAAAGAG ATTCGTGTTCTTGTGCAGGAACGTGGTGCTCAGGACAAGCGGATCCAGGATCTGGAAGCTGAGTTGGAGAAGATGGAAGCAAAGCTAAATGCTACCGTCAGGGAAAAAACATCTCTCTCTGCAAGTAATGCTTCACTGGAAAAACAGCTTATTGAATTAACCAGGACTAATGAGCTACTAAAATCTAAG TTTTCTGATGATAGTAACCAGAAGAATTTGAGAATTCTAAGCCTTGAGTTGATGAAActtagaaacaaaagagaaataaagatgaag AGCATGATGGCTAAGCAAGAAGGCATGGAGGTGAAGCTGCAGGTCACCCAGAAGAATCTCGAAGAGTCTCAGGAGAAAATAGCACAACTTAAGGGGAAACT tatttcaatagagaaagaaaagattgatgaaaaatctgaaacagaaaaactTTTAGAATACATCGAAGAAATAAG TTGTGCATCAGATCAAGTGGAAAAATACAAGCTAGATATTGCCCAGTtagaagaaaatctgaaagagaagaatCATGAAGTTTTAAGCCTTAAGCAGTCTCTGGAGGAAAATGTTGCTATATTGTCTAAACAAGTGGAAGACATGAATGCTAAATGCCAGctgcttgaaaaagaaaaag AAGACCTCATCAATAGGGACAGAGAACAGGATGAAAATCTAAACTCTGAGATGCAAAACTTAAAAGAGAGGTCTGTTCTTGAGCAACAAGAACATGAAGAGCTACAACAAAAAGTATTGCAAATTGATTCacttctgcaacaagagaag GAATTATCTTCTAGTCTTCAACAGAAGCTATGTTCTTTTCAAGAGGAAATGGTTAAAGAGAGGAATCTCTTTGAGGGAGAATTAAAGCAAGCACTGGATGAGCTAGATAAATTACAGCAAAAGGAGGAACAAGTTGAAAGCCTGGTCAAGCAATTGGAAGAGGAATCAGGGTCTAGaggtgaagaaataaaactcctagaagaaaggcTGAAAGG GAAAGAAGTTGAACTGGAGAAAAGTAACGCTGCTCACGCTCAGGCCACACTGCTTTTGCAGGAAAGGTATAACAGTACAGTGCAGAGCCTGGGAGATGTTACCGCTCAGTTTGAAAG ctATAAAGCATCAGCAGCAAGTGAGATAGAAGATCTTAAGGTGGAGAACATGTCACTTCACGAAAAAGTGGCCAAGGCTGAGAAAAGTGCAGAGGATGTTCAGCATGCGATATTGGCAACTGAGAATGCAAATCAAGAATACGCAAG GATGCTTCTAGATCTGCAGACCAAATCAGCACTTAAAGAAGCAGAAGTTAAAGAAATCACAgtttcttctcttaaaaaaataactgatttgCAGCACCAACTCAAGCAACAAGGCGAAGACTTTAAGAAACAACTGGAAAAGGGAGAAGCAAG AAAAGCTGGAAAAGAAAACTCAATGGCAGAATTAACTGAGGAAATGAATAAGTGGCGTCTTCTCTATGAAGaattatataataaaacaaaaccttttcAG ctaCAACTGGATGCATTTGAAGCAGAGAAACAGGCTTTGTTGAATGAACATGGTGCAGCTCAGGAACAGCTAAATAAACTAAGAGATTCGTATGCTAAATTATTGGGTCATCAGAATCTAAAGCAAAAAATCAAGCATGTTGTGAAATTGAAAGATGAAAATAGCCAACTCAAATCG gagGTGTCAAAACTCCGTGCTCAACTTGCTAAAAGAAAACAACGTGAAACAAGACTTCAGGAGGAACTGAATAAAGTTCTGGGTATCAAACACTTTGATCCTTCAAAGGCTTTTCTTCAtgaaagtaaagaaaattttGTTCTCAAAACCCCATTAAAAGAAg GCAATACAAACTGTTCCTGA
- the HMMR gene encoding hyaluronan mediated motility receptor isoform X3 codes for MSFSKAPLKRFNDPSGCAPSPGAYDVKTSEVLKGPVSFRKSQRFKNQKAESQQNLNVDKDTTLPASSRKVKTSGLKKESQKNEKDLKMLEKEIRVLVQERGAQDKRIQDLEAELEKMEAKLNATVREKTSLSASNASLEKQLIELTRTNELLKSKFSDDSNQKNLRILSLELMKLRNKREIKMKSMMAKQEGMEVKLQVTQKNLEESQEKIAQLKGKLISIEKEKIDEKSETEKLLEYIEEISCASDQVEKYKLDIAQLEENLKEKNHEVLSLKQSLEENVAILSKQVEDMNAKCQLLEKEKEDLINRDREQDENLNSEMQNLKERSVLEQQEHEELQQKVLQIDSLLQQEKELSSSLQQKLCSFQEEMVKERNLFEGELKQALDELDKLQQKEEQVESLVKQLEEESGSRGEEIKLLEERLKGKEVELEKSNAAHAQATLLLQERYNSTVQSLGDVTAQFESYKASAASEIEDLKVENMSLHEKVAKAEKSAEDVQHAILATENANQEYARMLLDLQTKSALKEAEVKEITVSSLKKITDLQHQLKQQGEDFKKQLEKGEARKAGKENSMAELTEEMNKWRLLYEELYNKTKPFQEVSKLRAQLAKRKQRETRLQEELNKVLGIKHFDPSKAFLHESKENFVLKTPLKEGNTNCS; via the exons ATGTCCTTTTCTAAGGCGCCCCTGAAACGATTCAATGACCCTTCTG GATGTGCACCATCTCCAGGTGCTTATGATGTTAAAACTTCAGAAGTATTAAAGGGACCAGTATCCTTTCGGAAGTCACAAAggtttaaaaaccaaaaag CAGAATCTCAACAAAATCTTAATGTTGACAAAGATACTACCTTGCCTGCTTCATCAAGAAAAGTTAAGACTTCGGGATTAAAG AAAGAAtctcaaaagaatgaaaaagatttGAAGATGTTGGAAAAAGAG ATTCGTGTTCTTGTGCAGGAACGTGGTGCTCAGGACAAGCGGATCCAGGATCTGGAAGCTGAGTTGGAGAAGATGGAAGCAAAGCTAAATGCTACCGTCAGGGAAAAAACATCTCTCTCTGCAAGTAATGCTTCACTGGAAAAACAGCTTATTGAATTAACCAGGACTAATGAGCTACTAAAATCTAAG TTTTCTGATGATAGTAACCAGAAGAATTTGAGAATTCTAAGCCTTGAGTTGATGAAActtagaaacaaaagagaaataaagatgaag AGCATGATGGCTAAGCAAGAAGGCATGGAGGTGAAGCTGCAGGTCACCCAGAAGAATCTCGAAGAGTCTCAGGAGAAAATAGCACAACTTAAGGGGAAACT tatttcaatagagaaagaaaagattgatgaaaaatctgaaacagaaaaactTTTAGAATACATCGAAGAAATAAG TTGTGCATCAGATCAAGTGGAAAAATACAAGCTAGATATTGCCCAGTtagaagaaaatctgaaagagaagaatCATGAAGTTTTAAGCCTTAAGCAGTCTCTGGAGGAAAATGTTGCTATATTGTCTAAACAAGTGGAAGACATGAATGCTAAATGCCAGctgcttgaaaaagaaaaag AAGACCTCATCAATAGGGACAGAGAACAGGATGAAAATCTAAACTCTGAGATGCAAAACTTAAAAGAGAGGTCTGTTCTTGAGCAACAAGAACATGAAGAGCTACAACAAAAAGTATTGCAAATTGATTCacttctgcaacaagagaag GAATTATCTTCTAGTCTTCAACAGAAGCTATGTTCTTTTCAAGAGGAAATGGTTAAAGAGAGGAATCTCTTTGAGGGAGAATTAAAGCAAGCACTGGATGAGCTAGATAAATTACAGCAAAAGGAGGAACAAGTTGAAAGCCTGGTCAAGCAATTGGAAGAGGAATCAGGGTCTAGaggtgaagaaataaaactcctagaagaaaggcTGAAAGG GAAAGAAGTTGAACTGGAGAAAAGTAACGCTGCTCACGCTCAGGCCACACTGCTTTTGCAGGAAAGGTATAACAGTACAGTGCAGAGCCTGGGAGATGTTACCGCTCAGTTTGAAAG ctATAAAGCATCAGCAGCAAGTGAGATAGAAGATCTTAAGGTGGAGAACATGTCACTTCACGAAAAAGTGGCCAAGGCTGAGAAAAGTGCAGAGGATGTTCAGCATGCGATATTGGCAACTGAGAATGCAAATCAAGAATACGCAAG GATGCTTCTAGATCTGCAGACCAAATCAGCACTTAAAGAAGCAGAAGTTAAAGAAATCACAgtttcttctcttaaaaaaataactgatttgCAGCACCAACTCAAGCAACAAGGCGAAGACTTTAAGAAACAACTGGAAAAGGGAGAAGCAAG AAAAGCTGGAAAAGAAAACTCAATGGCAGAATTAACTGAGGAAATGAATAAGTGGCGTCTTCTCTATGAAGaattatataataaaacaaaaccttttcAG gagGTGTCAAAACTCCGTGCTCAACTTGCTAAAAGAAAACAACGTGAAACAAGACTTCAGGAGGAACTGAATAAAGTTCTGGGTATCAAACACTTTGATCCTTCAAAGGCTTTTCTTCAtgaaagtaaagaaaattttGTTCTCAAAACCCCATTAAAAGAAg GCAATACAAACTGTTCCTGA
- the HMMR gene encoding hyaluronan mediated motility receptor isoform X4, with amino-acid sequence MLEKEIRVLVQERGAQDKRIQDLEAELEKMEAKLNATVREKTSLSASNASLEKQLIELTRTNELLKSKFSDDSNQKNLRILSLELMKLRNKREIKMKSMMAKQEGMEVKLQVTQKNLEESQEKIAQLKGKLISIEKEKIDEKSETEKLLEYIEEISCASDQVEKYKLDIAQLEENLKEKNHEVLSLKQSLEENVAILSKQVEDMNAKCQLLEKEKEDLINRDREQDENLNSEMQNLKERSVLEQQEHEELQQKVLQIDSLLQQEKELSSSLQQKLCSFQEEMVKERNLFEGELKQALDELDKLQQKEEQVESLVKQLEEESGSRGEEIKLLEERLKGKEVELEKSNAAHAQATLLLQERYNSTVQSLGDVTAQFESYKASAASEIEDLKVENMSLHEKVAKAEKSAEDVQHAILATENANQEYARMLLDLQTKSALKEAEVKEITVSSLKKITDLQHQLKQQGEDFKKQLEKGEARKAGKENSMAELTEEMNKWRLLYEELYNKTKPFQLQLDAFEAEKQALLNEHGAAQEQLNKLRDSYAKLLGHQNLKQKIKHVVKLKDENSQLKSEVSKLRAQLAKRKQRETRLQEELNKVLGIKHFDPSKAFLHESKENFVLKTPLKEGNTNCS; translated from the exons ATGTTGGAAAAAGAG ATTCGTGTTCTTGTGCAGGAACGTGGTGCTCAGGACAAGCGGATCCAGGATCTGGAAGCTGAGTTGGAGAAGATGGAAGCAAAGCTAAATGCTACCGTCAGGGAAAAAACATCTCTCTCTGCAAGTAATGCTTCACTGGAAAAACAGCTTATTGAATTAACCAGGACTAATGAGCTACTAAAATCTAAG TTTTCTGATGATAGTAACCAGAAGAATTTGAGAATTCTAAGCCTTGAGTTGATGAAActtagaaacaaaagagaaataaagatgaag AGCATGATGGCTAAGCAAGAAGGCATGGAGGTGAAGCTGCAGGTCACCCAGAAGAATCTCGAAGAGTCTCAGGAGAAAATAGCACAACTTAAGGGGAAACT tatttcaatagagaaagaaaagattgatgaaaaatctgaaacagaaaaactTTTAGAATACATCGAAGAAATAAG TTGTGCATCAGATCAAGTGGAAAAATACAAGCTAGATATTGCCCAGTtagaagaaaatctgaaagagaagaatCATGAAGTTTTAAGCCTTAAGCAGTCTCTGGAGGAAAATGTTGCTATATTGTCTAAACAAGTGGAAGACATGAATGCTAAATGCCAGctgcttgaaaaagaaaaag AAGACCTCATCAATAGGGACAGAGAACAGGATGAAAATCTAAACTCTGAGATGCAAAACTTAAAAGAGAGGTCTGTTCTTGAGCAACAAGAACATGAAGAGCTACAACAAAAAGTATTGCAAATTGATTCacttctgcaacaagagaag GAATTATCTTCTAGTCTTCAACAGAAGCTATGTTCTTTTCAAGAGGAAATGGTTAAAGAGAGGAATCTCTTTGAGGGAGAATTAAAGCAAGCACTGGATGAGCTAGATAAATTACAGCAAAAGGAGGAACAAGTTGAAAGCCTGGTCAAGCAATTGGAAGAGGAATCAGGGTCTAGaggtgaagaaataaaactcctagaagaaaggcTGAAAGG GAAAGAAGTTGAACTGGAGAAAAGTAACGCTGCTCACGCTCAGGCCACACTGCTTTTGCAGGAAAGGTATAACAGTACAGTGCAGAGCCTGGGAGATGTTACCGCTCAGTTTGAAAG ctATAAAGCATCAGCAGCAAGTGAGATAGAAGATCTTAAGGTGGAGAACATGTCACTTCACGAAAAAGTGGCCAAGGCTGAGAAAAGTGCAGAGGATGTTCAGCATGCGATATTGGCAACTGAGAATGCAAATCAAGAATACGCAAG GATGCTTCTAGATCTGCAGACCAAATCAGCACTTAAAGAAGCAGAAGTTAAAGAAATCACAgtttcttctcttaaaaaaataactgatttgCAGCACCAACTCAAGCAACAAGGCGAAGACTTTAAGAAACAACTGGAAAAGGGAGAAGCAAG AAAAGCTGGAAAAGAAAACTCAATGGCAGAATTAACTGAGGAAATGAATAAGTGGCGTCTTCTCTATGAAGaattatataataaaacaaaaccttttcAG ctaCAACTGGATGCATTTGAAGCAGAGAAACAGGCTTTGTTGAATGAACATGGTGCAGCTCAGGAACAGCTAAATAAACTAAGAGATTCGTATGCTAAATTATTGGGTCATCAGAATCTAAAGCAAAAAATCAAGCATGTTGTGAAATTGAAAGATGAAAATAGCCAACTCAAATCG gagGTGTCAAAACTCCGTGCTCAACTTGCTAAAAGAAAACAACGTGAAACAAGACTTCAGGAGGAACTGAATAAAGTTCTGGGTATCAAACACTTTGATCCTTCAAAGGCTTTTCTTCAtgaaagtaaagaaaattttGTTCTCAAAACCCCATTAAAAGAAg GCAATACAAACTGTTCCTGA